From Pontibacter actiniarum, a single genomic window includes:
- the dnaB gene encoding replicative DNA helicase: protein MEEMKMNVRPAGNRNGWQKKAPVVSELGKKPPQALDLEEAVLGALMLEKDALTNVIDILRPQSFYKESHQRIFKAILALFDKSEPIDILTVTHELREHGELELAGGAYYVTQLTTRVNSAANIEYHARIITENSIKRDLISISSEVLSSAFEDTTDVFELLDKTEAKLYEVSESNIRKNFDDMRSLMHQAIKELEEKRKQSDGLTGVPSGLMALDRVTSGWQKSDLVILAARPAMGKTAFVLSCMRNAAVDFGKGVAIFSLEMSSLQLVNRLISSEAELESEKIKKGSLEEYEWAQLNHKISKLTEAPIYIDDTPGLSIRELRTKCRRLKAQFDIQMIIIDYLQLMSGNADGKGGGNREQEIASISRALKMLAKELNVPVIALSQLSRAVETRGGDKRPMLSDLRESGSIEQDADMVLFLYRPEYYGITEDEMGNPTAGVGEVIIAKHRNGSLENVQLKFIGKYTKFTNLDNDFGGDAMGGFNALPNSTFDADAPGSIRLGSRMNDGGGGFPASNFDEEPPF, encoded by the coding sequence ATGGAGGAGATGAAAATGAATGTGCGGCCTGCGGGAAACCGAAACGGATGGCAGAAAAAGGCACCCGTTGTATCGGAGTTAGGTAAAAAGCCACCGCAGGCGCTTGATTTGGAGGAGGCCGTGCTAGGCGCTCTGATGCTGGAGAAGGACGCCCTCACCAACGTAATTGACATTCTGCGGCCACAGAGCTTTTACAAGGAGTCGCACCAGCGTATTTTTAAGGCCATTCTGGCGCTGTTCGACAAGTCGGAGCCGATCGATATTCTGACGGTGACCCATGAGCTGCGCGAGCACGGGGAACTGGAGCTGGCCGGCGGCGCCTACTACGTGACCCAGCTGACCACCCGCGTTAACTCGGCCGCCAACATCGAGTACCACGCCCGTATCATAACGGAGAACTCCATTAAGCGCGACCTGATCTCGATCTCTTCGGAGGTGCTTTCCAGCGCTTTTGAGGATACTACGGACGTTTTCGAACTGCTGGATAAAACAGAGGCCAAGCTGTACGAAGTATCGGAATCCAACATCCGGAAGAACTTCGACGACATGCGCTCGCTCATGCACCAGGCCATTAAGGAGCTGGAGGAGAAGCGCAAGCAGTCTGACGGCCTGACCGGTGTGCCGAGCGGCCTTATGGCGCTCGACCGGGTAACCTCCGGCTGGCAGAAATCGGACCTTGTTATACTTGCCGCCCGCCCGGCGATGGGTAAAACAGCCTTCGTGCTCTCGTGCATGCGCAACGCGGCGGTGGATTTCGGCAAAGGCGTGGCGATCTTCTCCCTGGAGATGTCCTCGCTGCAGCTGGTAAACCGTCTGATTTCCTCGGAGGCGGAGCTGGAGTCGGAGAAAATTAAAAAAGGAAGCCTGGAGGAGTATGAGTGGGCACAGCTCAACCACAAAATCTCGAAGCTAACCGAAGCGCCGATCTATATCGACGACACCCCGGGCCTTTCCATCCGTGAGCTGCGTACGAAGTGCCGCCGCCTGAAGGCGCAGTTCGACATACAGATGATCATTATTGACTACCTGCAGCTGATGAGCGGCAACGCCGACGGCAAAGGCGGTGGTAACCGGGAGCAGGAGATCGCCTCCATTTCGCGGGCCCTCAAAATGCTGGCCAAGGAGCTGAACGTGCCGGTGATCGCGCTGTCGCAGTTGAGCCGCGCCGTGGAGACCCGTGGCGGCGACAAACGCCCTATGCTGTCTGACCTTCGTGAATCCGGCTCCATTGAGCAGGATGCCGACATGGTGCTTTTCCTCTACCGCCCGGAGTACTACGGCATTACCGAGGATGAGATGGGCAACCCAACCGCCGGCGTGGGGGAGGTGATCATCGCCAAACACCGTAACGGCTCACTGGAGAACGTGCAGCTGAAGTTTATCGGTAAGTACACTAAGTTCACCAACCTGGATAACGACTTTGGCGGCGACGCTATGGGCGGCTTCAACGCATTGCCGAACAGTACCTTCGATGCCGATGCACCCGGCTCCATTCGCCTGGGCAGCCGCATGAACGACGGGGGAGGGGGCTTCCCGGCATCTAACTTCGACGAAGAGCCGCCGTTCTAG
- a CDS encoding UDP-N-acetylmuramate--L-alanine ligase → MEKKDFQHIHLIAMGGSIMHNLALALHDKGLKVTGSDDEIYEPAKSRLAAAGILPEQEGWFPEKLDAGPDAVILGMHARADNPELLRAQELNLPIYSFPEFIYEQSRDKQRVVIGGSHGKTSITSMIMHVLQHIGRKFDYAVGAQLEGFDRMVKLSDDAPVIIIEGDEYLSDPIKRVPKFHLYHHHIGVISGISWDHINVFPDPDIYRDQFRIFAEMTPKAGTLIYNQDDEQVQLVSVPRNPADISYIGYGVHEHSIRDGKTILHTKKDGDVAVQLFGEHNLRNINAAKEVCKKIGVKAHDFYEALKTFKGAAKRLQKLGESATANIYRDFAHAPSKVRATTEAVKKQFPERTLVAVLELHTFSSLNKSFIPQYAGALDLADEPIVYFSPKTLEHKRMEMLTQEELKAAFKNPNLKVYTDSETLQQHLLERSWQNANLLLMSSGTYNNINLEALTQAVLKA, encoded by the coding sequence ATGGAGAAGAAGGATTTTCAGCACATACATCTTATCGCCATGGGCGGTAGCATCATGCACAACCTGGCGCTGGCCCTGCACGACAAGGGCCTGAAAGTGACGGGCTCGGATGATGAGATTTACGAACCCGCCAAAAGCCGCCTGGCCGCCGCAGGCATACTGCCGGAGCAGGAAGGCTGGTTTCCGGAGAAACTGGATGCCGGGCCCGATGCCGTTATACTGGGCATGCACGCCCGCGCCGACAACCCGGAGCTGCTGCGCGCACAGGAGCTGAACCTCCCGATCTACTCCTTCCCGGAGTTCATTTACGAGCAGAGCCGCGACAAGCAGCGCGTCGTAATCGGCGGCAGCCACGGCAAAACCTCCATCACCTCCATGATCATGCACGTGCTGCAGCACATCGGCCGCAAGTTCGACTACGCCGTAGGCGCGCAGCTGGAGGGCTTCGACCGCATGGTGAAACTCTCGGACGATGCGCCGGTCATTATCATCGAGGGAGACGAGTACCTGTCTGACCCAATCAAGCGCGTGCCCAAGTTCCACCTGTACCACCACCACATAGGCGTGATCAGCGGCATCAGCTGGGACCACATCAACGTGTTCCCGGACCCGGACATATACCGCGACCAGTTCCGCATTTTTGCGGAGATGACCCCGAAAGCCGGTACGCTCATCTACAACCAGGACGATGAGCAGGTGCAGCTGGTAAGCGTGCCGCGTAACCCGGCCGATATCTCCTACATCGGCTACGGCGTGCATGAGCACAGCATCCGCGACGGCAAGACCATCCTCCACACCAAGAAGGACGGCGATGTAGCGGTGCAGCTCTTCGGGGAGCACAACCTGCGCAACATCAACGCGGCGAAAGAAGTGTGCAAAAAGATAGGCGTGAAAGCGCATGATTTCTATGAAGCGCTGAAAACCTTTAAGGGAGCGGCCAAGCGCCTGCAGAAGCTGGGAGAGTCGGCCACGGCTAACATTTACCGCGATTTCGCCCATGCCCCGTCCAAGGTGAGAGCCACCACGGAGGCCGTGAAAAAGCAGTTCCCGGAGCGGACGCTGGTGGCCGTGCTGGAGCTGCACACCTTCAGCAGCCTGAACAAAAGCTTTATCCCGCAGTACGCCGGCGCCCTGGACCTGGCCGACGAGCCCATCGTTTACTTCAGCCCGAAAACGCTGGAGCACAAACGCATGGAGATGCTCACGCAAGAGGAACTGAAGGCGGCCTTCAAGAACCCGAACCTGAAAGTATACACCGACTCCGAGACACTGCAGCAGCACCTGCTGGAGCGCAGCTGGCAGAACGCCAACCTGCTGCTTATGAGCTCCGGAACCTATAACAACATTAACCTGGAGGCGCTGACACAGGCGGTTCTGAAAGCATAG
- a CDS encoding 3'-5' exonuclease — protein sequence MKLNLKRPIVFFDLETTGTDISKDRIVELSALKIMPNGEEILKTRRINPTIPIPLESSLIHKIYDEDVADCPTFKQIAKDFDKFLEGCDLGGYNVLRFDIPLLAEEFLRCDVDFDIENRHIVDACRIFHQMEQRTLSAAYKFYCNKQLDNAHSAEADTVATYHILMAQLDHYKEAPFETSEGITEYPVQNDMSALHKFTFQKTADLSGRIVYNNSGQEVFNFGKYKNVPVEDVLKKEPSYYDWMMKGEFPLYTKKVLTRIRLRNMQMS from the coding sequence ATGAAACTGAACCTGAAACGCCCCATCGTTTTTTTTGACCTGGAAACCACCGGTACCGACATCAGCAAGGACCGCATCGTGGAGCTGAGCGCCCTGAAGATAATGCCCAACGGGGAGGAGATCCTGAAGACGCGCCGCATCAACCCCACCATCCCGATTCCGCTGGAGTCTAGCCTGATCCACAAGATCTACGACGAGGATGTGGCCGACTGCCCTACCTTTAAGCAGATCGCCAAAGACTTCGACAAGTTTCTGGAAGGCTGTGACCTGGGAGGCTATAATGTGCTGCGGTTCGATATTCCGCTGCTGGCCGAGGAGTTTCTGCGCTGCGATGTGGACTTTGACATTGAGAACCGCCACATTGTGGACGCCTGCCGTATTTTCCACCAGATGGAGCAGCGCACCCTGTCGGCGGCCTACAAGTTCTACTGCAACAAGCAGCTGGACAACGCCCACAGTGCAGAGGCAGACACCGTGGCCACCTACCACATCCTGATGGCGCAGCTGGACCATTACAAGGAAGCGCCGTTTGAGACCTCCGAGGGAATTACGGAGTACCCGGTGCAGAACGATATGTCCGCGCTGCACAAGTTCACCTTCCAGAAAACGGCAGACCTTTCCGGCCGCATCGTCTATAATAACTCCGGGCAGGAGGTGTTTAACTTCGGCAAGTATAAAAACGTGCCTGTGGAGGATGTGCTCAAGAAAGAACCGAGCTACTACGACTGGATGATGAAGGGCGAGTTCCCGCTCTACACGAAAAAGGTGCTGACCCGCATCAGGCTCCGCAACATGCAAATGTCCTAA
- a CDS encoding M48 family metallopeptidase yields MYKKSIAFIVAVVMLAACTTVPITGRRQLNLVSDAQMQSLSYDAYDQFLAENKLSRDAQATAMVKRVGQRIQNAVERYMAANGLQDELAGFQWEFNLVQDDQVNAFAMAGGKTVVYTGLLPVAQNETGLAVVMGHEIAHAIAKHGNERMSQQLAQQFGGQTLSALAGAQPGTAQNLLMSVYGVGSQLGLLKYGRTQESEADRLGLIFMAMAGYNPEEAVSFWQRMEAESGGQAPPEFLSTHPSAGTRQAALREHMPEALKYYKAR; encoded by the coding sequence ATGTACAAGAAATCAATTGCTTTTATAGTTGCCGTGGTGATGCTGGCAGCATGTACCACGGTGCCGATTACGGGCCGCCGCCAGCTAAACCTGGTGTCTGATGCGCAGATGCAGTCGCTGAGCTACGATGCCTATGACCAATTCCTAGCCGAGAACAAGCTGTCTCGGGACGCGCAGGCCACGGCCATGGTGAAGCGCGTGGGGCAGCGCATCCAGAACGCAGTGGAGCGCTACATGGCCGCCAACGGGCTGCAGGACGAGCTGGCGGGTTTCCAGTGGGAGTTTAACCTGGTGCAGGACGACCAGGTGAACGCCTTCGCCATGGCCGGTGGTAAGACGGTGGTATATACCGGCCTTCTGCCTGTGGCGCAAAACGAGACGGGGCTTGCCGTGGTGATGGGCCACGAGATTGCCCACGCCATTGCCAAGCACGGCAACGAGCGCATGAGCCAGCAGCTGGCGCAGCAGTTTGGAGGCCAGACACTGTCGGCACTCGCCGGTGCCCAGCCGGGCACGGCACAGAACCTGCTGATGTCGGTGTATGGCGTTGGCTCCCAGCTGGGCCTGTTAAAGTACGGCCGCACGCAGGAGTCGGAGGCTGACCGGCTGGGGCTGATTTTTATGGCCATGGCTGGATATAATCCAGAAGAAGCTGTATCTTTCTGGCAGCGAATGGAGGCGGAAAGCGGGGGGCAGGCGCCGCCTGAGTTCCTTTCTACCCACCCAAGCGCCGGCACCAGGCAGGCTGCCCTGAGGGAGCACATGCCGGAGGCGCTGAAGTATTACAAGGCCAGATAA
- a CDS encoding fumarylacetoacetate hydrolase family protein: MKILAIGRNYAEHIAELKNEVPDEPVIFFKPDTAVLRNNEPFYYPEYSNDVHYEVELLLRIGREGKNIEKKFAHKYYDAIGLGIDFTARDLQAKAKAKGLPWTLAKGFNGSAPVSEFLPLADFPDLQNIGFRLEVNGETKQRGNSGMMLYDFDDIIAYISKFITLKKGDIIYTGTPEGVGPVKIGDRLEGYVEDKKLLNFEVK; encoded by the coding sequence ATGAAGATACTTGCCATCGGCAGAAACTATGCCGAGCACATTGCAGAGCTTAAGAATGAGGTTCCGGACGAGCCTGTGATCTTTTTCAAGCCCGACACAGCCGTGCTCCGTAACAACGAGCCGTTTTACTACCCCGAGTATTCCAACGACGTGCACTACGAGGTGGAGCTGCTCCTGCGCATCGGCCGGGAGGGCAAAAACATCGAGAAGAAGTTCGCGCACAAGTACTACGACGCAATCGGCCTGGGCATTGACTTTACCGCCCGCGACCTGCAGGCAAAGGCGAAGGCCAAAGGCCTGCCCTGGACGCTGGCCAAGGGCTTTAACGGCTCCGCGCCAGTCTCTGAGTTTCTGCCGCTGGCTGACTTCCCGGACCTGCAGAACATCGGCTTCCGCCTGGAAGTGAACGGGGAAACGAAGCAGCGGGGCAACTCCGGCATGATGCTCTACGACTTCGACGATATCATCGCTTACATTTCAAAGTTCATCACCCTGAAGAAAGGGGACATCATTTACACGGGAACACCCGAGGGCGTAGGCCCTGTTAAAATAGGAGACAGACTGGAAGGATATGTTGAAGATAAGAAACTCCTCAATTTTGAAGTTAAATAA
- a CDS encoding M23 family metallopeptidase: MKLNKKQLATAVLALFTAWGAEAQAPPAAPSAPAESNYFLFPIKPGERNYLSGTMGEIRSNHFHGGLDIKTEQRVGLPVHAAADGYVSRVKQSSYGYGNIIYITHPNGLVTTYAHLLEYYKPLAAYMLQKQYEKQAFDLELFPEPGQFPVKRGEVIGLSGNTGGSGGPHLHFEIRDKQDRLYNPLKYKFSEVIDTTPPDIYSLGISPLNIYARVNNEFSREELRTKQVGSNYSIADTVYAHGLIGLELQTIDRLDGAANKNGTQEVTLVVNGEELYRHYIDQVPFELSRQVSQHINYNQYKMRGRTFQKAFVDYGNDLPLYKTKERDGRLTVQPDSVYKVQLVARDSYNNVSTLSFVVKGQKPTFTQTVAANVKKPALDYEIMGNVLKISATDTNATPQNIELYVGNQALMLVPSYMKNSTSVSLYDLRAGLPDSMRFCGLSTDFKLKRMVPPGKDFMFSNRDMKVQFDKESLYDTLYLQTDLDKGVYTIGDYFTPLHKAMKVTIRPDTAGLDLGKAAVYFLGTGRGRGYTGGKWEGNTITFTTKNMGKFKVLEDTRPPYIRLVSKSRNGISFKVSDDLSGLNSFDAWVDGKWILMKYEHKTATIWSEKLDKSVPLSGEVILKVKDNAGNEATYTGRI; encoded by the coding sequence TTGAAGTTAAATAAGAAGCAGCTAGCCACGGCTGTACTTGCCCTGTTTACCGCCTGGGGTGCCGAGGCGCAGGCTCCTCCAGCCGCGCCGTCAGCCCCTGCGGAGTCAAATTATTTTCTGTTCCCGATTAAGCCCGGGGAGCGCAACTACCTGTCCGGCACGATGGGGGAGATTCGCTCTAACCACTTCCACGGCGGCCTGGACATAAAAACGGAGCAGCGCGTGGGGCTGCCGGTGCATGCCGCCGCGGACGGTTATGTGTCGCGGGTAAAGCAGTCCAGCTACGGCTACGGCAACATCATCTACATTACCCATCCGAACGGGCTGGTAACCACGTACGCGCACCTGCTGGAGTACTACAAACCGCTGGCCGCCTACATGCTGCAGAAACAGTACGAGAAGCAGGCCTTTGACCTGGAGCTGTTTCCGGAGCCGGGGCAGTTCCCTGTGAAGCGCGGCGAGGTGATCGGCCTGTCCGGCAACACCGGGGGCTCAGGAGGGCCGCACCTGCACTTCGAGATCCGAGACAAGCAGGACCGCCTGTACAACCCGCTCAAGTATAAGTTCTCGGAGGTGATCGACACCACGCCGCCGGACATCTACAGCCTGGGCATTTCGCCGCTCAACATCTACGCCCGCGTAAACAATGAGTTCAGCCGCGAAGAGCTGCGCACCAAACAGGTGGGCTCCAACTACAGCATAGCAGACACCGTGTACGCGCACGGCCTGATCGGGCTGGAGCTGCAGACGATTGACCGCCTGGACGGTGCCGCGAATAAAAACGGCACGCAGGAGGTAACCCTGGTGGTGAACGGGGAGGAACTCTACCGCCACTACATCGACCAGGTGCCCTTCGAGCTGTCGCGGCAGGTGTCGCAGCACATCAACTACAACCAGTACAAAATGCGCGGGCGCACATTCCAGAAGGCCTTTGTGGACTATGGCAACGACCTGCCGCTCTACAAGACCAAGGAGCGCGACGGGCGCCTGACGGTGCAACCGGATTCGGTGTACAAAGTACAGCTGGTGGCCCGCGACTCTTACAACAACGTCTCAACGCTCAGCTTTGTGGTGAAGGGGCAGAAGCCCACGTTTACCCAAACGGTGGCCGCCAACGTTAAAAAGCCGGCCCTGGACTACGAGATCATGGGAAACGTGCTCAAGATAAGCGCCACCGACACCAATGCCACCCCGCAGAACATTGAACTGTATGTGGGTAACCAGGCACTGATGCTGGTGCCGAGCTATATGAAGAACTCCACCTCCGTGAGCCTCTACGACCTGCGCGCCGGCCTGCCGGACTCCATGCGCTTCTGCGGGTTGAGCACCGACTTTAAGCTGAAGCGGATGGTGCCGCCGGGCAAGGATTTCATGTTCTCGAACCGCGACATGAAGGTGCAGTTTGACAAGGAGTCGCTCTACGACACGCTGTACCTGCAAACAGACCTGGACAAGGGCGTGTACACGATCGGCGACTACTTTACGCCCCTGCACAAGGCGATGAAGGTGACCATCCGGCCCGACACCGCTGGCCTGGACCTGGGCAAGGCCGCCGTATACTTCCTGGGCACCGGCCGCGGCCGTGGCTACACCGGCGGCAAGTGGGAGGGCAACACCATCACCTTCACCACCAAAAACATGGGCAAGTTCAAAGTGCTCGAAGACACCAGGCCCCCGTACATCAGGCTGGTGAGCAAGAGCCGCAACGGCATCAGCTTTAAGGTATCAGACGATCTCTCGGGCCTGAACTCTTTTGACGCCTGGGTGGACGGCAAGTGGATTCTGATGAAGTATGAGCACAAAACCGCCACCATCTGGTCTGAAAAGCTAGACAAAAGTGTACCTTTGTCGGGTGAAGTAATTCTGAAGGTAAAGGATAACGCCGGCAACGAGGCCACCTATACGGGCAGGATATAA
- the bcp gene encoding thioredoxin-dependent thiol peroxidase, which produces MQLNTGDKAPEFEGKDQNGNTVKLSDYRGKKVILYFYPKDNTSGCTAQACNLRDNYTGLQQQGYEVIGVSTDSEKSHQNFIGKHELPFTLIADTDKQIVEQYGVWQEKSMYGRKYMGTMRYTFVIDENGLIQDIITKVKTKEHAAQILK; this is translated from the coding sequence ATGCAACTGAACACCGGAGACAAAGCACCCGAATTCGAAGGCAAAGACCAGAACGGCAATACGGTAAAGCTGAGCGACTACCGCGGCAAAAAGGTGATCCTGTACTTCTACCCGAAGGACAACACCAGCGGCTGCACCGCCCAGGCCTGCAACCTGCGCGATAACTACACAGGCCTGCAGCAGCAGGGCTACGAGGTAATCGGGGTGAGCACCGACAGCGAGAAGTCTCACCAGAACTTTATCGGCAAGCACGAGCTGCCCTTTACGCTCATAGCCGATACCGATAAGCAGATCGTGGAGCAGTACGGCGTGTGGCAGGAAAAATCGATGTACGGCCGCAAGTACATGGGCACCATGCGCTACACCTTTGTGATCGATGAGAACGGCCTGATACAGGACATCATTACGAAGGTGAAAACGAAAGAGCACGCCGCTCAGATCCTCAAGTAA
- a CDS encoding transketolase — protein sequence MNPHNQSIDELKQTAAQVRRDIVRMVHAVNSGHPGGSLGCTDYLVSLYFRVMNYSTDFTMDGKGEDLFFLSNGHISPVFYSTLARAGFFDVAELATFRKLNSRLQGHPTTHEGLPGVRIASGSLGQGLSAAVGAAQAKKLNNDDSLVYVLMGDGELEEGQIWEAAMYAPHHKVDNLIATVDRNGQQIDGSTEEVMHLGDLRAKFEAFGWHVLEADGNNFELLLPALEEAKAATGKGKPVIILMNTEMGYGVDFMMGSHKWHGVAPNDEQLEIALQQLAVNVAADY from the coding sequence GTGAATCCACACAATCAAAGCATTGACGAGCTGAAGCAGACCGCCGCACAAGTACGCCGCGACATCGTGCGCATGGTGCATGCCGTTAACTCTGGCCACCCGGGCGGCTCCCTGGGCTGTACAGACTACCTCGTGTCGCTCTACTTCCGCGTGATGAACTACAGCACCGACTTCACGATGGACGGCAAAGGCGAAGACCTGTTCTTCCTGTCCAACGGCCACATCTCCCCTGTCTTTTACAGCACGCTGGCCCGCGCCGGTTTCTTTGATGTAGCAGAGCTTGCCACTTTCCGCAAACTGAACTCCAGGCTGCAGGGCCACCCGACCACCCACGAAGGGCTTCCGGGCGTGCGCATTGCATCCGGCTCCCTGGGCCAGGGGCTTTCTGCCGCAGTTGGTGCCGCACAGGCAAAGAAGCTTAACAACGACGACAGCCTGGTGTACGTGCTGATGGGCGACGGAGAGTTGGAGGAAGGCCAGATCTGGGAGGCGGCCATGTATGCCCCGCACCACAAGGTGGATAACCTGATTGCCACGGTGGACCGCAACGGCCAGCAGATTGACGGCTCGACGGAGGAAGTAATGCACCTGGGCGACCTGCGCGCTAAGTTCGAGGCCTTTGGCTGGCACGTGCTGGAAGCCGACGGAAACAACTTTGAGCTGCTGCTGCCTGCACTGGAAGAAGCCAAAGCCGCAACAGGCAAGGGCAAGCCGGTTATCATCCTGATGAACACAGAAATGGGTTACGGGGTAGATTTCATGATGGGCTCTCACAAATGGCATGGCGTGGCTCCGAACGACGAGCAGCTGGAGATCGCCCTGCAGCAGCTGGCCGTTAACGTAGCCGCTGACTATTAA
- a CDS encoding vWA domain-containing protein, translating into MVALLLLLMLSAAQASFAQDGKPKTRILFLLDASGSMLAKWEGSDRMEVAKNLLAHLVDSLDRHENVEVALRVYGHQFGRERNDCKDTKLEVAFGEDNAEAIKKKLVEIVPRGNTPITYSLQQAAGDFPEERSRNVLILITDGLESCGGDPCATSEALQKKRIFLRPFVIGIGIEPQHEKQLSCIGQYFNAADVETFETVLTEIVTQALSQTTVSVELLDDQNRPTETNVNMTFVNALTGEAEYNYVHYLDGKGKPDVLDVDALLPYHLQVNTVPPVLERNLNITPGKHNVVKVQAPQGELYLRQDGPSPYGQLNAIVRQAGSDETLNVQRFGNSQKYLTGKYDLEILTMPRMQLKGVTLEQGKTNTVTIPPPGQLAIPSQVQGFGGVYELVEGGGQRWLCNLPEDNSKVTLALQPGKYKLVYRMKSAQSSKFTFVQDFTIRSGATTTVKIFNR; encoded by the coding sequence ATGGTAGCCTTGCTTTTGTTGCTGATGCTCTCGGCAGCACAGGCCTCTTTTGCCCAGGACGGTAAGCCCAAAACGCGCATCCTCTTCCTGCTGGATGCCTCGGGGAGCATGCTGGCGAAGTGGGAAGGCAGCGACCGCATGGAGGTGGCTAAGAACCTGCTGGCGCACCTGGTAGACTCCCTGGACCGCCACGAGAACGTGGAGGTGGCACTGCGGGTGTACGGGCACCAGTTTGGCCGCGAGCGCAACGACTGTAAGGACACGAAGCTGGAGGTGGCTTTCGGAGAGGATAACGCTGAGGCCATCAAGAAGAAGCTGGTGGAGATTGTGCCACGTGGAAACACGCCCATCACGTACTCGCTGCAGCAGGCGGCGGGCGATTTCCCGGAAGAGCGTTCGCGCAACGTGCTCATCCTGATAACGGACGGTCTGGAATCCTGCGGCGGCGACCCTTGCGCCACATCGGAGGCCCTGCAGAAAAAGCGGATTTTCCTGCGCCCCTTCGTAATCGGCATCGGCATAGAGCCGCAGCACGAGAAGCAGTTAAGCTGCATCGGCCAGTACTTTAACGCTGCCGATGTCGAGACGTTTGAGACGGTGCTCACCGAGATTGTGACGCAGGCGCTGAGCCAGACCACCGTAAGCGTAGAGCTGCTCGATGACCAGAACCGGCCAACGGAGACAAACGTGAACATGACGTTTGTAAATGCGCTGACCGGCGAAGCCGAGTATAACTACGTGCACTACCTGGATGGTAAGGGCAAGCCAGACGTGCTGGATGTGGACGCGCTCCTACCCTACCACCTGCAGGTAAACACCGTGCCGCCGGTGCTGGAGCGCAACCTCAACATCACGCCCGGTAAACACAACGTGGTGAAGGTACAAGCGCCCCAGGGTGAGTTATACCTGCGCCAGGACGGCCCTTCGCCCTACGGGCAGCTGAATGCCATTGTGCGCCAGGCCGGCTCGGACGAGACACTGAACGTGCAGCGCTTCGGCAACAGCCAAAAGTACCTGACCGGCAAGTATGACCTGGAGATCCTGACGATGCCGCGCATGCAGCTCAAAGGGGTAACGCTGGAGCAGGGGAAAACCAACACGGTGACCATTCCGCCGCCGGGCCAGTTGGCCATCCCCTCGCAGGTGCAGGGCTTTGGCGGCGTGTATGAGCTGGTGGAAGGCGGAGGCCAGCGCTGGCTCTGCAACTTACCGGAAGACAACAGCAAAGTGACCCTTGCCCTGCAGCCGGGCAAGTATAAATTAGTGTACCGTATGAAATCAGCCCAGTCGAGCAAGTTCACCTTTGTACAGGACTTCACTATTCGGTCGGGCGCCACAACAACCGTTAAAATTTTCAACAGATAA
- a CDS encoding transketolase family protein translates to MKEYTYTEKKDTRSGFGDGLLEVGRQNPNVVGLCADLIGSLKMGAFQKEFPERFFQVGIAEANMMGLAAGMTIGGKIPYTGTFANFSTGRVYDQIRQSIAYSGKNVKICASHAGLTLGEDGATHQILEDIGMMKMLPGMTVINPCDYNQTKAATIAIAEYDGPVYLRFGRPVVPIFTPADQKFEIGKAVMLNEGTDVSIFATGHLVWKAILAGQILADKGISAEIINIHTIKPLDTEAVLASVAKTGCVVSAEEHNRIGGLGDSIAQALATSKPAPQEYVAVNDTFGESGTPEQLMEKYGLSENDIVAAAERAISRKNG, encoded by the coding sequence ATGAAAGAGTATACTTATACAGAGAAAAAAGACACGCGCTCCGGCTTTGGGGACGGTCTGCTGGAGGTTGGACGCCAGAACCCCAACGTGGTAGGCCTTTGCGCCGACCTGATCGGCTCCCTGAAAATGGGCGCTTTCCAGAAAGAGTTCCCGGAGCGCTTCTTCCAGGTGGGTATCGCAGAGGCGAACATGATGGGCCTTGCCGCCGGTATGACCATTGGCGGTAAGATCCCGTACACCGGTACGTTTGCCAACTTCTCAACGGGCCGCGTATACGACCAAATCCGTCAGTCTATCGCCTACTCCGGTAAAAACGTGAAGATCTGTGCTTCGCACGCTGGCCTCACCCTGGGTGAGGACGGTGCCACGCACCAGATCCTGGAAGACATCGGCATGATGAAAATGCTGCCGGGCATGACCGTTATCAACCCGTGCGACTACAACCAGACCAAAGCCGCCACCATTGCCATCGCCGAGTACGACGGGCCGGTGTACCTGCGCTTCGGCCGCCCGGTTGTGCCTATTTTCACGCCTGCAGACCAGAAGTTCGAAATCGGCAAAGCGGTGATGCTCAACGAGGGAACTGACGTGAGTATCTTTGCGACAGGCCACCTGGTGTGGAAAGCCATCCTCGCCGGTCAAATCCTGGCCGACAAAGGCATCTCTGCAGAGATCATCAACATTCACACCATCAAGCCACTGGATACAGAGGCCGTACTGGCATCGGTTGCTAAAACAGGCTGTGTGGTATCGGCTGAGGAGCACAACCGCATCGGCGGCCTCGGCGATAGCATTGCGCAGGCATTGGCTACAAGCAAGCCGGCTCCGCAGGAGTATGTGGCTGTAAACGATACCTTTGGCGAGTCTGGCACACCGGAGCAGCTGATGGAGAAGTACGGCCTGAGCGAAAACGACATTGTGGCTGCCGCCGAACGCGCTATCAGCAGAAAGAACGGCTAA